The Salvia miltiorrhiza cultivar Shanhuang (shh) chromosome 2, IMPLAD_Smil_shh, whole genome shotgun sequence DNA window GGTTGCTACCGGAAACTGAGCCGGCgcccctccctctctctgactCGCCGGAACCTCTCTCTGAACCGCCGGAATACGATTCTGATGGCTTCCATCTCTCTGAACAAATCAGAAGAGAGAAGGAAAAGGCCAAGCGAATTGCAGCCCTCTGAGAATCTTTCAGACACGATCGGGAAGAGGCACAGCGAATCGCCGAGATCAAAGAGTCTTTCAGACGCGATCGGGAAGAGGCCGAGCGATTAAGGTGATTTTGTTCTGTGATTGTTGTTTTCTTTGGTGGGGattggctggtgatgccttgtTATTCTATGTTGTTGTGCTTTGGTGGGGattggctggtgatgccttctTATCTGTGTATCTATGATGTGTAATAGTTGTGGCAATTTGTGTATCTTTGCCGTATTGGTGTTGTCTTTGGTGGGGATTTGCTGCCGAATGTCTGTTTGTGGTGCCAATTGTGCATCTAAGGTGCCAATTTGTGTATCTATGGTGCCAATTGTGTATCTCTCTAGTCTGTATAAGTAAGTTGACCATGtgatgactttatagtctgaggGTTGTTTGTATTCAGCCATCACTTCAGTCTTGGAGGTTGAATATAAACAAAATTCTGCAGTCAATGATGCTAAATAAATGGCAGAGACTAACATGCTTACAAAAAATGATTTACATTACAAACACATCAAAAGATTGTTCATTGTGTTTGTATCTGTAAACTCTGCCCTAATCTATAGTACCTATTCAGTAATGCCCACCTGCTCCAGCCCTTCTATGACTGCTCCAAGGTTGTAAATTTCTCCCTCTGCACTTACATCCCAGGAACTGTAGTGTTTCCCTTATAAGTGTTTCTTCAACTTGAATGCAATCTGGTAACAACCCCAGTCTTGAGAGTCTTTCTTTGTTCATGTGTGGAATTTTGTAGTCATTCCCACCCCTTGCCTTGATGATTTCATGGTAACAACTTTGCAAAGTAATGAACACATGGTTTAGCTTCTCTGGTGGGTATTCATCATATGCATCTTTAACATTCTTGAGTAACTCCTCCACATTCCTTGCTGGTTTTTTATCTTTCAATGTCTGTATTGCTCTGAAAAACCCTAGGTCATTGACATTTGTATCCGGCGAATTAGCAGGCTGGCATACTAGTTGGAATTTAAAACCATCAGTATTTGCAACCACTAAAAAGTCTGGATCATTGGGTTTTATGTGGGGTTTTGCATTGTCTTGTTGGATAtatatgtgcttgtttgctccCACTGGCCACTTAGCTTTAAAGTTTGGGATCATCTGCCAAGATAAAGGGCTAAATGATGAAACTGTAACAGTTTCTGATAGCAGgcattaataaaaagaaaaagtaccAGCTGACCTCTTTTATCAGGCAACATTTAATCATTTCCTTAGTAACAGCTGTGATTGGCTTCACTTCCATGGTACCTTTCATTCTGTTTTTTGAATTCCGTTGTGCTGCTTCCATGGTTGTGAAAGGAAAGATGCCAAACTTTCCATCAAAGATTATTCTGCCATCTAGGCCAAATATTGGTCGGGCAACGAcacacataaacataattatttcAATGTACCTCTTTGATTAGCATGTTCGATATGGTTCCCCTTCATCCGGCAGGAGGTAATACCTATCATTGGTTTTGGTACCGTAAAACCACTTCTCATCGATGTGTTGTACATACTTTGAAACTTTATAAAACCATCTTCCGTTATTGAACTAAGCTGATTTAGGCTCCACCTCACTCTTGACAGCCTATTCTGTGGGGTAAGAAAGGGTTTTATAGCATTTGTGTGTGGTTTAAGCTTTTTCTCCTTCACCCACTTGTGAATCAAAGATTTAGACACACCTAGGTTTGTAGACATGACTCTCATTGATGACCTTTGAAGCACAGAAAGATTCTTGACTTTTTCAACATCTACAAGCTTGTATGAACAACCTTTTCTAATGGATTTTACCTGTACAGGTACACCACAAGCTCTTTGCTTTGACACTTGGCTCCAAATCCTCCAAATTGTCTTCAAATCCACTTTTAAGATAAGAGCTGCCACTTTT harbors:
- the LOC131008218 gene encoding uncharacterized protein LOC131008218, translating into MEAAQRNSKNRMKGTMEVKPITAVTKEMIKCCLIKEMIPNFKAKWPVGANKHIYIQQDNAKPHIKPNDPDFLVVANTDGFKFQLVCQPANSPDTNVNDLGFFRAIQTLKDKKPARNVEELLKNVKDAYDEYPPEKLNHVFITLQSCYHEIIKARGGNDYKIPHMNKERLSRLGLLPDCIQVEETLIRETLQFLGCKCRGRNLQPWSSHRRAGAGGHY